A genomic region of Arvicola amphibius chromosome 7, mArvAmp1.2, whole genome shotgun sequence contains the following coding sequences:
- the Lhx3 gene encoding LOW QUALITY PROTEIN: LIM/homeobox protein Lhx3 (The sequence of the model RefSeq protein was modified relative to this genomic sequence to represent the inferred CDS: inserted 2 bases in 2 codons; deleted 8 bases in 8 codons; substituted 2 bases at 2 genomic stop codons) translates to MLLEAELDCDRERPGAPGAAALCTFSKAREIPMCAGCDQHILDRFILKALDRHWHSKCLKCSDCHIPLAERCFSRGESVYCKDDFFKRFGTKCAACQLGIPPTQVVRRAQDXVYHLHCFACVVCKRQLATGDEFYLMEDSRLVCKADYGNSQAARPRPQPSGPRTTITAKPCWRHXRAPTNTSPQAGRAHVREQLSSETALDMRVVQVWFQNRRAKEKRLKKDAGRQRWGQYFRNMKRSRGSSKSDKDSIQEGQDSDAEVSFTGKPPAXAAMADMGPANGLYSSLGEPTPCLGRPVGGGLGSFALEHGGLAGPEQYRELRPGSPYGIPPSPAAPQNLSXPQPLLSSLIYPDTNLGLVPSGPPGGPPPMRVLAGNGPSSDLSTESSGGYPDFPASPASWLDEVDHAQF, encoded by the exons ATGTTGCTAGAAGCGGAACTCGATTGTGACCGAGAGCGGCCTGGTGCCCCCGGAGCTGCTGCCCTCTGTACCTTCAGCAAGGCTCGAG AGATCCCGATGTGTGCCGGCTGTGATCAGCACATCTTGGACCGCTTCATCCTTAAGGCTCTGGACCGACATTGGCACAGCAAGTGTCTCAAGTGCAGTGACTGCCACATACCTCTGGCTGAGCGCTGCTTCAGTCGCGGCGAAAGCGTCTACTGCAAAGATGACTTCTTCAA GCGCTTCGGGACCAAGTGCGCCGCG TGCCAGCTGGGCATCCCGCCCACGCAGGTGGTGCGCCGCGCCCAGG TCGTGTACCACCTGCATTGCTTTGCCTGC GTGGTTTGCAAGCGGCAGCTGGCCACG GGGGACGAGTTCTACCTCATGGAAGACAGCCGGCTGGTGTGCAAGGCGGACTACGGAAACAGCCAAGCAGCGAGG CCGAGGCCACAGCCAAGCGGACCGCGCACGACCATCACCGCCAAGCCATGCTGGAGACACTGAAGAGCGCCTACAAACACTTCGCCCCAAGCCGGGCGCGCCCACGTGCGGGAGCAGCTCTCATCCGAGACGGCCCTGGACATGCGCGTGGTGCAG GTGTGGTTCCAGAACCGG CGGGCCAAGGAAAAGAGACTGAAG AAGGATGCGGGCCGGCAGCGCTGGGGACAGTATTTCCGCAATATGAAGCGCTCCCGAGGCAGCTCTAAGTCCGACAAGGACAGCATCCAGGAG GGACAGGACAGCGACGCCGAGGTCTCCTTCACTGGTAAGCCTCCGGC atGAGCCGCCATGGCTGACATGGGGCCTGCCAATGGCCTATACAGCAGCCTCGGAGAGCCCACCCCCTGCCTGGGCCGGCCTGTAGGAGGAGGCCTCGGAAGCTTTGCACTGGAGCACGGAGGCTTGGCAGGTCCA GAGCAGTACAGAGAGCTG CGCCCAGGAAGCCCCTATGGCATCCCCCCATCTCCTGCAGCCCCCCAGAATCTTT gtccccagcctctcctctctagCCTGATATACCCAGATACCAACTTGGGCCTTGTCCCCTCAGGGCCACCAGGTGGGCCCCCACCCATGAGGGTGCTGGCTGGAAATGGACCCAGCTCTGACCTGTCCACGGAGAGCAGCGGTGGTTACCCAGACTTCCCCGCTAGCCCTGCCTCCTGGTTGGATGAGGTAGATCACGCTCAGTTCTGA